The proteins below come from a single Dehalococcoidia bacterium genomic window:
- a CDS encoding type II secretion system F family protein, which produces MPFQYVASTADGRLIEGVLDTAEEVDAEKSLEKAGYRVLRLRSFSRRPSMGELFPSVTHPTASDIIALLRQLSILLETGTPLLSAVQVLRQQAIKPGLQSILTSVIQSVQSGSTMSDALRQHPNAFNQLTVRMIEMGERSGGLEQVLRQVAGYIDRERAIAKKLMKALVYPAIVVTVAVAVVILILTFVLPQISKVFLSLKVNLPWTTLVMMRLSDFLVAYGLYLALAVVALGIATKVYISRPAGRRRFHRLLLSLPLIGSLLALQATARLSRTMAMLLHAGIPISDALVLTRATVSNVVLNEALAAAQEQLLQGQGLAVPLGRVPYFPPLFIQMVRVGEESGTLESNLTHVADSYEQEVEERIDSLVSLIEPALTLGIGVLVAFIALSVILPMFSMGQALRK; this is translated from the coding sequence ATGCCATTCCAGTATGTGGCCTCCACCGCCGATGGACGCCTGATAGAGGGAGTTCTGGATACGGCCGAGGAGGTGGACGCCGAGAAGTCCCTGGAGAAGGCGGGGTACCGTGTCCTGCGCCTCCGGTCCTTTTCGCGGCGCCCCTCCATGGGCGAGCTTTTCCCAAGCGTCACCCACCCCACCGCCTCGGACATCATCGCCTTGTTGCGTCAGCTCAGCATTCTGCTGGAGACGGGCACCCCCCTGCTGTCCGCGGTCCAGGTGCTGCGCCAGCAGGCCATCAAACCCGGCCTCCAGAGCATCCTCACCTCTGTCATCCAGTCGGTCCAATCGGGGAGCACCATGTCAGACGCCCTGCGGCAGCACCCCAACGCGTTCAACCAACTTACTGTACGCATGATAGAGATGGGAGAGCGATCAGGCGGCCTTGAACAAGTCCTGCGGCAGGTCGCAGGCTACATAGACCGCGAAAGGGCCATCGCCAAGAAGCTCATGAAGGCTCTGGTCTATCCCGCCATCGTCGTGACGGTAGCGGTTGCGGTCGTCATCTTAATCCTGACGTTCGTGCTGCCGCAGATTTCCAAGGTCTTCCTTTCGCTCAAGGTGAATCTGCCATGGACCACCCTGGTGATGATGCGCCTGAGCGACTTTCTGGTGGCGTATGGCCTCTATCTCGCGCTGGCCGTCGTCGCCCTCGGCATAGCTACAAAGGTGTATATCAGCCGTCCCGCAGGCCGTCGCCGGTTCCACCGGCTCCTGCTCTCCCTGCCCCTGATAGGGTCCCTGCTCGCGTTGCAGGCCACCGCCCGCCTCAGCCGGACAATGGCCATGCTGCTCCACGCGGGCATCCCGATATCCGACGCGCTGGTCCTCACGCGCGCAACTGTCTCCAACGTGGTATTGAACGAGGCCCTTGCGGCAGCCCAGGAGCAACTGCTGCAAGGCCAGGGCCTCGCCGTGCCTCTGGGCCGCGTCCCCTACTTTCCGCCCCTGTTCATCCAGATGGTCCGCGTGGGCGAGGAGTCCGGCACCCTGGAGTCCAACCTGACGCACGTCGCTGACTCGTACGAGCAGGAGGTAGAGGAGCGCATAGACTCCCTGGTCTCGCTCATCGAGCCTGCCCTTACCCTCGGCATCGGAGTGCTGGTGGCCTTCATTGCCCTGTCCGTCATCCTGCCCATGTTCTCAATGGGACAAGCGCTCAGGAAGTGA
- a CDS encoding GspE/PulE family protein, whose amino-acid sequence MMTHPIRSLTVSPESEQKPSSSEPLPQAEAAHSTPALLRLVASRDAASVSTGVNLKKQRIDPSVLALVPENLARRHRVVPIHAEGDRLAVAMADPEDLQAIDDLHAHCGLHIIPVPVAEAEILEAIDLYYKVTGEITRELQQFAPAEREAAAIAPEVVTRTPIVRTVDLMLSQAIKDRASDIHIEPQASRLRIRFRIDGILHEVFSLPTSTHAPLVSRLKIMAGMNIAERRLPQDGQLSLSSDGREVDMRAATTDTIYGEMMVLRILDKSASIRNLSDLGFLPEILGRYNRMLKSSHGMILVCGPTGSGKTTTLYASVSQMDHSERNVITIEDPVEYRFPDVNSIQVNPKAGLTFAVGLRSIMRLDPDVILVGEIRDSETARIAVQAALTGHLVLSSIHANDAVGSLSRLINLGIEPFLVASALVGVLSQRMVRRVCPHCRTRGPVPADQAVTYANTLHETLEEAVSGAGCQFDMGTGYLGRTGIFELLAMSEDVRKLVTAGASGGETAAQAARDGTVPMLKDGMLKAKMGMTTISEVLRTVYSAT is encoded by the coding sequence GCTCGTTGCCTCTCGAGACGCCGCGTCCGTGTCCACCGGCGTCAACCTCAAAAAGCAGCGCATAGACCCTTCTGTCCTGGCCCTGGTGCCGGAGAACCTGGCCCGCAGGCATCGCGTGGTGCCTATCCACGCGGAAGGCGACCGCCTGGCCGTGGCCATGGCCGACCCTGAGGACCTGCAGGCTATTGATGACCTCCACGCCCACTGCGGGCTGCACATCATCCCGGTGCCGGTGGCGGAGGCCGAGATTCTGGAGGCCATTGACCTCTACTACAAGGTCACGGGGGAAATCACGCGCGAGCTTCAGCAGTTCGCCCCCGCCGAGCGCGAGGCCGCCGCCATTGCGCCGGAGGTCGTGACCCGGACGCCCATCGTCCGAACGGTGGACCTGATGCTCAGCCAGGCAATCAAGGACAGGGCGTCCGACATCCATATCGAGCCGCAGGCCAGCCGCCTGCGCATCCGGTTCCGCATTGACGGCATCCTTCACGAGGTCTTCTCCCTGCCCACCAGCACCCACGCGCCCCTCGTGTCGCGGCTCAAGATCATGGCCGGCATGAACATCGCGGAGCGGCGCTTGCCGCAGGACGGCCAGCTCAGCCTCTCCTCGGACGGGCGCGAGGTGGACATGCGCGCGGCCACCACCGATACCATCTACGGGGAAATGATGGTGCTGCGCATCCTGGACAAGTCCGCCTCCATCCGCAACCTCTCCGACCTGGGCTTCCTGCCGGAAATACTGGGCCGCTATAACCGCATGCTGAAAAGCAGCCACGGGATGATCCTTGTCTGCGGGCCGACGGGGTCCGGCAAGACCACGACTCTCTACGCCTCGGTCAGCCAGATGGACCACAGCGAACGCAATGTCATCACCATCGAAGACCCCGTGGAGTACCGCTTCCCCGACGTCAACTCCATCCAGGTGAACCCCAAGGCGGGACTCACGTTTGCCGTAGGGCTGCGCTCCATCATGCGCCTTGACCCCGACGTCATCCTGGTGGGAGAGATACGCGACAGCGAGACGGCCCGCATCGCGGTGCAGGCGGCGCTCACCGGGCACCTGGTCCTGTCCTCCATCCACGCCAACGACGCGGTGGGCTCCCTGTCCCGGCTCATCAACCTGGGCATTGAGCCTTTCCTGGTGGCGTCGGCGCTGGTGGGAGTGCTGAGCCAGCGCATGGTGCGCCGGGTGTGCCCGCACTGCCGCACGCGCGGGCCGGTGCCCGCCGACCAGGCCGTGACGTACGCCAATACTCTGCACGAGACGCTGGAAGAGGCCGTCTCCGGCGCGGGCTGCCAGTTCGACATGGGAACGGGCTACCTGGGCCGCACCGGCATCTTTGAGCTGCTGGCCATGAGCGAGGACGTCCGCAAGCTGGTGACCGCGGGCGCGAGCGGCGGGGAAACCGCCGCGCAGGCGGCCCGGGACGGGACCGTGCCCATGCTCAAAGACGGCATGCTGAAGGCCAAGATGGGCATGACCACCATCTCCGAGGTGCTGCGCACCGTCTATTCGGCGACCTAG